The Mycolicibacterium neoaurum DNA segment AACATGATCCTCACCAACGGCGCCCGGCTCTATGTCGATCACGCCCACCCGGAGTACTCCGCACCCGAGGTGACCGATCCGCTGGACGCCGTCATCTGGGACAAGGCCGGCGAACGGGTGATGGAGGCGGCGGCGCGTCACGTGGCCAGCGTGCCCGGGGCGGTGAAACTGCAGCTCTACAAGAACAACGTGGACGGCAAGGGCGCGTCCTATGGCACGCACGAGAACTATCTGATGTCCCGGCAGACGCCGTTCTCCTCGGTCATCGCGGGATTCACCCCGTTCCTGGTGTCGCGCCAAGTGGTCACCGGTTCCGGCCGGGTCGGGATCGGCCCCTCCGGTGACGAGCCGGGCTTCCAGCTGTCCCAGCGCGCCGATTACATCGAGGTTGAGGTCGGCCTGGAGACCACCCTCAAGCGCGGCATCATCAACACCCGCGACGAGCCACACGCCGACGCAGACAAGTACCGGCGGCTGCACGTCATCATCGGTGATGCCAACCTCGCCGAAACCTCGACCTATCTCAAGGTGGGGACCAGCTCCCTGGTGCTCGACCTCATCGAGGAGGGGCCCGCGCACGGTATCGACCTGTCCGACCTCACATTGGCCCGGCCGGTGCACGCGGTGCACGTCATCAGTCGTGATCCCGCACTGCGGGCGACCGTCGCACTTGCCGATGGGCGGGAGCTGACAGCGCTTGCGTTGCAACGCATCTACCTGGATCGGGTGGCAAAACTGGTCGACGCCCGCGAGCCCGACCCGCGGGCCAGCCACGTCATCGACACCTGGGCGCATGTGCTGGACCTGCTGGAGCGCGATCCGATGGAATGCGCCGAGATCCTGGACTGGCCTGCCAAGCTCAGACTGCTCGAGGGGTTCCGCAACCGCGAGAACCTGACGTGGTCCGCCCCACGACTGCAGCTGGTGGATCTGCAGTATTCGGACGTCCGGCTGGACAAGGGCCTGTACAACAGGCTGGTCGCCCGCGGCTCGATGCAGCG contains these protein-coding regions:
- the dop gene encoding depupylase/deamidase Dop; translation: MQRIIGTEVEYGISSPSDPTANPILTSTQAVLAYAAAAGLQRAKRTRWDYEVESPLRDARGFDLSRGTGPAPIVDADEVGAANMILTNGARLYVDHAHPEYSAPEVTDPLDAVIWDKAGERVMEAAARHVASVPGAVKLQLYKNNVDGKGASYGTHENYLMSRQTPFSSVIAGFTPFLVSRQVVTGSGRVGIGPSGDEPGFQLSQRADYIEVEVGLETTLKRGIINTRDEPHADADKYRRLHVIIGDANLAETSTYLKVGTSSLVLDLIEEGPAHGIDLSDLTLARPVHAVHVISRDPALRATVALADGRELTALALQRIYLDRVAKLVDAREPDPRASHVIDTWAHVLDLLERDPMECAEILDWPAKLRLLEGFRNRENLTWSAPRLQLVDLQYSDVRLDKGLYNRLVARGSMQRLVSEQQVLDAVDNPPTDTRAYFRGECLRRFGADIAAASWDSVIFDLGGDSLVRIPTLEPLRGSKAHVGALLDSVDSAAELVEQLTT